The genomic stretch ATTGCTGGAGCCGGAGCGCCTGCCGGAACCGGGGCGGCCGCGCCTCCAGGATGGCGGGGGCGAGATCGGCGGTTTCGAAGAAATGCAGGCCGCTGGTGGTGCGCGGATTGCACTCGATACCATGCGGCACGCCTTGCGCATCCAGGACGAAGTCAAAGGAGATGAAGCCGGTCCAGTTCACATGCCGCACAAAGCGCGCAATCCAGGCTTCAAACAGCACCGGCTCCACCACACGCTCGAACGCAATGGCGACCGAGCCCGAGAACAACGCCCCACGATAGATCACGGTCGAGAGCACCTGCCCCGCCTGCGCGATCGAGCAGGAGGAATGCACCTCGCCAGGGATGAAGCGTTGCACCACGCTGCCCGCTTCCGACGGCAAGGGCGCCCCCTGCGCCAGGATGCGAACGCCCCGCCCCGAACAGGAATGCACCGGCTTCACCACCACGGGGCCAAGCCTTGCCAAGGCCTCGCCCGCCGGGCTGCCCAGTGCATGGGTCTCGGGCACGCTGACGCCGGCGGACTGCGCCAGATGGATGAAGCCATGCTTGTCATAGGCGGGCAGCAAGGCTTCGGGCGGCATGGTGAAGATGCGGACACTTGCGGGCACCAACTCACGCAGGAAGGTCACATGCATCGTCTCCTCCGAGACGGGGATGACCCAATCCACCTTCTCGGCCGCGATGATGGCGGCCAGTTCCGCCAGGTAGCGCCGCTTGCTGACCGCGGGCGCCGTCACCTGGTAGCTCCTGGCCACCATGTTCGACGCACCCGCGAGGTGCTGCCGGAAGGGCTCGGCGATGATGACGCGCCAGCCCTGCATGGCAAAGCTGCGCGCAATATCGAGCGCCTTGGGCAAGCGCCCCAGCGTCAGCATCACCGTGCCTGGCATCACGCCCGCGCGACGCGACACATGATCTGCCGCGTGGGCCGCGTGGTCAGGCGCGCTGCCGGGCGCACCGCCTCTGGCGCTTCCAGATGGAAATCATAGCGACGGATCAGCCGCGCCACGATCAGCGCCGCCTCGGTCTGAGCAAAGGCCGCACCCACACAGACGCGCGGGCCGATGCCGAAGGGCAGATAGGCGCCAGGCGTCAGCTCCTCCTTGCGGTCGGGCAGAAAGCGGTCCGGGTCGAAGCCATGCGGATTGCGCCAATAAAGCTCATGCCGGTGGAGGATCCAGGGCGCCACCATGATCATCGCACCGCGCTTCACCCGCCTTTCCCCCAGCATCGTATCCTCCAGCGCCACGCGCGGCAGGAAGGTGATGGGCGGGTAGAGGCGCAGCGTCTCGCGGAAAACATTCATGATATAGGGCATGCGGCGGGTGTGCTCGAATTCCACCTCGCCCTCACCCACCACCTCGGCCACCTCCGCGCGGATGCGACGCACCACCTCGGGCTGGGTGGCGAT from Sediminicoccus sp. KRV36 encodes the following:
- a CDS encoding ATP-grasp domain-containing protein, which translates into the protein MSRRAGVMPGTVMLTLGRLPKALDIARSFAMQGWRVIIAEPFRQHLAGASNMVARSYQVTAPAVSKRRYLAELAAIIAAEKVDWVIPVSEETMHVTFLRELVPASVRIFTMPPEALLPAYDKHGFIHLAQSAGVSVPETHALGSPAGEALARLGPVVVKPVHSCSGRGVRILAQGAPLPSEAGSVVQRFIPGEVHSSCSIAQAGQVLSTVIYRGALFSGSVAIAFERVVEPVLFEAWIARFVRHVNWTGFISFDFVLDAQGVPHGIECNPRTTSGLHFFETADLAPAILEARPPRFRQALRLQQFYSCLTETQKSVLTPRRFPRNLHALLTTPDVTWNRQDKRPFLTMTWTSWEIIRRAMQAGTTFGEVATLDVGWYEGEGTAEGGTAA